The following are encoded together in the Bradymonas sediminis genome:
- a CDS encoding pyridoxal-phosphate-dependent aminotransferase family protein, protein MSRKYLLAPGPTPIPEEARLAMARSIIHHRGPEFREVFADTRQRLAWLFETEQPVLTVTASGTGTFEAGMINFTRRDDTIICIGGGKFGERWAEVGRAYGMNVVELDVEWGKVARPEQVAEALAAHPECAMVTLTASETSTGVMHPVAEIAKVVQEQSNALFAVDAITALGVHKLPMDALGIDVMVAGSQKAFGIPPGVGFLAASERAWERAEHSDHPRYYFDLLREKKKQLGEQTAFTPGVTQIIAAQVVLKMMMEEGHDALIERHRLNAEATRAGALALGLSLLAESPSDAVSAVLLPDGLSAPDLVRIMRERYGVTIAGGHDALKPKMIRIGHIGFFERSDILTALSTLELALAELGMDVDAGAGVRAAQQVYAKAQA, encoded by the coding sequence ATGTCCAGAAAATATCTGCTAGCCCCCGGGCCCACGCCCATCCCCGAAGAGGCGCGACTGGCGATGGCCAGGAGCATTATTCACCACCGCGGACCCGAGTTCCGCGAGGTCTTCGCAGATACGCGCCAACGGCTGGCCTGGCTCTTTGAGACCGAGCAGCCGGTGCTCACGGTGACCGCCAGCGGCACCGGGACCTTCGAGGCGGGGATGATCAACTTCACCCGTCGCGACGACACCATCATCTGCATCGGCGGCGGGAAGTTCGGCGAGCGCTGGGCCGAAGTGGGCCGCGCCTATGGCATGAACGTGGTCGAGCTGGACGTGGAGTGGGGCAAGGTCGCCCGGCCCGAGCAGGTCGCCGAGGCGCTGGCCGCCCACCCGGAGTGCGCCATGGTCACGCTGACCGCCAGCGAGACCTCCACCGGCGTGATGCACCCGGTCGCCGAGATCGCCAAGGTCGTGCAGGAGCAGAGCAACGCGCTGTTTGCGGTCGACGCGATCACCGCCCTGGGCGTGCATAAATTGCCGATGGACGCGCTCGGCATCGATGTGATGGTCGCCGGCTCCCAAAAAGCCTTCGGCATCCCGCCGGGCGTTGGGTTTTTGGCCGCCAGTGAGCGCGCGTGGGAGCGCGCCGAGCACTCCGACCACCCGCGCTATTATTTCGATCTGCTGCGCGAGAAGAAAAAGCAGCTCGGCGAGCAGACCGCGTTTACCCCGGGTGTCACACAGATTATCGCCGCCCAGGTGGTGCTCAAGATGATGATGGAAGAGGGGCACGACGCCCTGATCGAGCGCCACCGCCTCAACGCCGAGGCGACCCGCGCCGGCGCCCTCGCCCTGGGCCTGAGCCTGCTGGCAGAGAGCCCGAGCGACGCGGTCTCGGCGGTTCTTTTGCCCGACGGGCTTTCCGCCCCCGATTTGGTGCGTATCATGCGGGAGCGCTACGGCGTGACCATCGCTGGCGGCCACGACGCGCTCAAGCCGAAGATGATTCGCATCGGGCATATCGGGTTTTTTGAGCGCAGCGATATCCTGACCGCGCTGAGCACCCTGGAGTTGGCGCTGGCCGAGCTTGGCATGGACGTCGACGCGGGCGCCGGCGTTCGCGCCGCGCAGCAGGTCTACGCCAAGGCGCAGGCTTAA
- a CDS encoding adenylosuccinate synthase: MAANVIIGAQWGDEGKGKVVDLYTEFADIVVRFQGGNNAGHTLVIQRDGKPQKTVLHLIPSGILHDDKTCVIAQGVVVDPDILIEEIDALRHRGYFQRDEQLLIAEDASIIMPYHRELEELREAAAGDASFGTKGRGVGPCYEDKVGRRSIFVRDLLDEPRLVEKVRAALPEKNALLHWYGYPPLDFNKVIDDLLDRAPRIAPFVGNANRFVHEAMSRGRDILFEGAHGTMLDVALGTYPYVTASHTTSAGACVGAGVAPSRIDGTIGIAKAYCTRMGAGPFPTGLDDKIGEHLREAGKEYDTMTGRARRCGWIDVAALRYAVRVNGFTGLAVTKLDVLSGLDNVKICVGYRDPAGNEYTEPIMDPEVLETLEPIYEVLPGWREDISGVRVLEELPAAARHFLSCLQTLLEVPIALVSVGPKRSETIVVQNIYR; the protein is encoded by the coding sequence ATGGCAGCGAACGTCATTATTGGGGCCCAGTGGGGCGATGAAGGCAAAGGTAAAGTTGTTGATCTATATACCGAATTTGCCGATATCGTGGTGCGATTTCAGGGGGGCAATAACGCCGGGCATACGCTCGTTATCCAGCGAGACGGCAAGCCCCAGAAGACGGTGCTGCATCTGATCCCCAGCGGCATTTTGCACGACGATAAGACCTGCGTGATCGCCCAGGGCGTGGTCGTGGACCCCGATATCTTGATCGAGGAGATCGACGCGCTGCGCCATCGCGGCTATTTCCAGCGCGACGAGCAACTGCTGATCGCCGAGGATGCCAGCATTATTATGCCCTATCATCGTGAGCTCGAAGAGCTGCGCGAGGCGGCGGCGGGCGACGCGAGTTTTGGCACCAAGGGACGCGGTGTCGGCCCCTGCTACGAGGATAAGGTCGGGCGCCGGTCGATCTTTGTGCGGGATTTGCTAGACGAGCCGCGCCTGGTCGAGAAGGTGCGCGCGGCGCTGCCCGAGAAGAACGCGCTGCTGCATTGGTACGGGTATCCGCCCCTTGATTTTAATAAGGTGATCGACGATTTGCTCGACCGGGCGCCGCGTATCGCGCCCTTTGTGGGTAACGCGAATCGCTTCGTGCACGAGGCGATGTCGCGCGGGCGAGATATCCTCTTTGAGGGCGCCCACGGCACGATGCTCGACGTCGCTTTGGGGACCTACCCCTATGTCACCGCCAGCCACACGACCAGCGCCGGCGCCTGCGTGGGCGCGGGTGTCGCGCCTTCGCGCATCGACGGGACCATTGGCATCGCCAAAGCCTATTGCACCCGCATGGGGGCTGGGCCCTTCCCGACCGGGCTCGACGATAAGATCGGTGAGCACCTGCGCGAGGCCGGCAAGGAATACGACACCATGACCGGTCGCGCGCGCCGCTGCGGGTGGATCGACGTGGCTGCGCTCCGCTACGCGGTGCGCGTCAACGGCTTCACCGGGCTCGCGGTGACCAAGCTCGATGTCTTATCCGGCCTGGATAACGTAAAGATCTGCGTCGGCTATCGCGATCCGGCCGGGAACGAATATACTGAGCCCATTATGGACCCCGAAGTGCTCGAGACGCTTGAGCCGATTTACGAGGTGCTGCCCGGGTGGCGCGAGGATATCAGCGGGGTGCGGGTGCTCGAGGAGTTGCCCGCGGCTGCGCGTCATTTTTTGAGCTGTCTGCAGACGCTGCTCGAGGTGCCGATCGCGCTTGTCTCGGTGGGCCCGAAGCGCTCCGAGACCATCGTGGTTCAAAATATTTACCGATAA
- a CDS encoding peptidylprolyl isomerase codes for MKLSYRIASLSLLACLSLSASACSGPDKKPDPNAAQADEAAAQKTTTREDVEALQAAAPKLDPPTPSDLARFTADIEGDGPLQATIKTDLGTIECALFEAQAPIAVANFVGLATGQKNWIDPSTGHEKQDTPFYNGSGFYRVIPNFFIQAGDPTATGVGGPGYLLPDEISDELSHAMPGTLSMANRGKPDSAGSQWFITAAPIPHLDGRHTIFGHCENLDVVRSIATVPAGPDDRPQDPPKILDIQFSRADR; via the coding sequence ATGAAATTATCCTATCGTATCGCCTCTCTTAGCCTCCTCGCTTGCCTCAGCTTGAGCGCGAGCGCGTGCAGCGGTCCCGACAAAAAACCCGACCCGAACGCCGCCCAAGCCGACGAGGCCGCGGCCCAAAAGACCACCACCCGCGAAGACGTCGAGGCATTGCAGGCCGCGGCGCCCAAGCTCGACCCGCCCACGCCCAGCGACCTCGCGCGCTTCACCGCCGATATCGAAGGCGATGGCCCACTACAGGCGACGATAAAGACCGATCTTGGCACGATTGAATGCGCCCTCTTTGAGGCCCAGGCGCCCATCGCGGTGGCCAATTTCGTGGGACTGGCGACGGGTCAGAAGAATTGGATCGACCCGAGCACCGGCCACGAAAAGCAGGACACACCGTTTTATAACGGCAGCGGCTTTTATCGCGTCATCCCCAACTTTTTTATTCAGGCGGGTGACCCTACCGCGACCGGCGTGGGCGGCCCGGGCTACCTATTGCCCGACGAGATCTCAGATGAGCTCAGCCACGCCATGCCCGGCACCTTGAGCATGGCCAATCGAGGCAAGCCCGACAGCGCGGGGAGCCAGTGGTTCATCACCGCGGCGCCGATCCCTCACCTCGACGGGCGCCACACGATCTTCGGCCACTGCGAAAACCTGGACGTCGTGCGCAGCATCGCGACCGTGCCGGCGGGGCCGGATGACCGGCCCCAGGACCCGCCCAAGATTTTGGATATTCAATTCTCGCGCGCGGATAGGTGA
- a CDS encoding ketopantoate reductase family protein produces the protein MTSQNTTLPAPLPPTDLLGAKPAPRILMVGAGAVGQTYGYHLSRGGADVTFFVKEKYRAEAEAGFLMHQHRPLRGPRSFYYDNYRILSDVEEVAQNRWDQVWLCISSTALKGDWLADFCARIGDATLVSLQPGLEDLEYVAQVYDPAKIVAGLITFIAYQSPLPGEKLGRGVAYLLPPMTQNPFSPLLLTQGPEPADADLRCERVVDALTKGDYPAKVDPNTPLLMAFGSTAMNPIVAGLEVAGWSLKRFRKSPALEIATAAGKEAQRVAARYYGTSVPAALSTVRRPEIVGTLLALAPALMPFDIEVYLEYHFSKVGAQTRQIIDDLIRISEALPIVEQDEFGDSYEHIIPTRALRVLRNLLKDARLASITR, from the coding sequence ATGACCTCCCAAAATACGACCCTCCCGGCCCCTCTCCCCCCGACCGATCTTCTGGGCGCCAAACCCGCCCCGCGCATCCTGATGGTGGGCGCAGGGGCGGTGGGCCAGACCTACGGCTACCATCTGAGCCGCGGCGGGGCCGACGTGACATTTTTCGTCAAAGAAAAATACCGCGCCGAGGCCGAGGCCGGCTTTTTGATGCACCAACATCGACCGCTTCGAGGGCCGCGCTCTTTTTATTATGACAATTATCGCATCCTGTCGGATGTCGAAGAGGTCGCCCAAAACCGGTGGGACCAGGTGTGGCTGTGCATCTCGTCGACCGCGCTAAAGGGCGATTGGTTAGCCGACTTCTGCGCGCGCATCGGCGACGCAACGCTGGTGTCTTTGCAGCCCGGCCTGGAAGACCTCGAATACGTCGCCCAGGTCTACGACCCGGCCAAGATCGTCGCGGGCCTCATCACCTTTATCGCCTATCAATCGCCGCTGCCGGGCGAGAAGCTCGGCCGAGGCGTCGCGTATCTATTGCCGCCCATGACTCAAAACCCGTTCTCGCCGCTGCTGCTCACCCAGGGGCCGGAGCCGGCCGACGCAGATTTGCGCTGCGAGCGGGTCGTCGACGCCCTAACAAAGGGCGACTATCCGGCCAAAGTCGACCCGAACACACCGCTTCTAATGGCGTTCGGAAGCACCGCGATGAACCCGATTGTCGCGGGTCTGGAGGTCGCAGGTTGGTCTCTGAAGCGCTTTCGAAAAAGCCCGGCGCTCGAAATCGCGACCGCCGCGGGCAAAGAGGCCCAGCGCGTCGCGGCCCGCTATTATGGCACCAGCGTCCCCGCAGCTCTTAGCACCGTGCGGCGCCCCGAGATCGTCGGCACACTGCTCGCCCTGGCCCCCGCGCTGATGCCCTTTGATATCGAGGTCTACCTCGAATATCACTTCAGCAAAGTCGGCGCTCAAACTCGCCAAATCATCGACGATCTCATCCGCATCAGCGAGGCGCTGCCTATCGTTGAGCAGGACGAATTCGGCGATTCCTACGAGCATATCATCCCCACCCGCGCGCTTCGCGTCCTGAGAAACCTGCTCAAGGACGCGAGACTCGCCAGCATAACCCGTTGA
- a CDS encoding phosphatase domain-containing protein — MNTDPKTPTPDPKVPDAVDSAAIAEASDEIAVRHIFRWDLDKTYLHTDFDTIRDLIRTALQKPEEKVTVPGAVALLRELSRPDKDSRALVTFISGSPTQMRETLERKFEIDGIRPDAFILKPTLRNLLKGHFRAIRGQVGYKLNALLTLRENSPFAPETFFGDDAEQDAFIYSLYADIAAGTVDRAQLEEILRQSQVYEATAQTILARFERTTKRDTVQRIFIHLEAGSSPGRFLVFGPRLVPIANYFQAAVILYGDGVIKVDSVARVAAELLQHPKYDMQELAVSLQDLARRRHLNMDVLKRLAEDWRQATRDFPDDPDADAKARELRNTFPKEFIERFIIKVRALAPRNQNPMPEWTGPVDYLEVLRTDRAMRHSVQPK, encoded by the coding sequence ATGAACACCGATCCTAAAACTCCGACCCCCGATCCCAAGGTGCCCGACGCGGTCGATTCGGCGGCGATCGCCGAGGCGTCCGACGAGATCGCGGTGCGCCATATCTTCCGCTGGGACCTCGATAAGACCTATCTGCACACCGACTTCGACACGATTCGCGACCTGATCCGCACGGCGCTCCAGAAGCCCGAAGAAAAAGTCACGGTCCCCGGCGCGGTCGCTCTGCTGCGCGAGCTAAGCCGCCCCGACAAAGACAGCCGCGCGCTGGTAACCTTTATCTCGGGCAGCCCCACGCAGATGCGCGAGACCCTGGAGCGAAAATTCGAGATCGACGGGATTCGCCCCGACGCGTTTATCCTCAAGCCCACGCTGCGCAATCTATTGAAGGGACATTTTCGCGCGATTCGCGGACAGGTGGGCTATAAGCTCAACGCGCTGCTGACGCTGCGCGAGAATTCGCCCTTTGCCCCGGAGACATTTTTTGGCGACGACGCCGAGCAGGACGCGTTTATCTATTCGCTCTACGCCGATATCGCCGCCGGCACCGTCGACCGCGCGCAATTAGAGGAGATCCTGCGCCAATCGCAGGTCTATGAGGCCACCGCTCAGACCATCCTGGCGCGCTTTGAGCGCACCACCAAACGCGACACCGTCCAGCGCATCTTTATCCACCTGGAGGCGGGCTCCTCACCGGGGCGTTTTCTGGTCTTCGGGCCGCGCCTGGTGCCGATCGCCAATTATTTTCAGGCCGCGGTGATCCTCTACGGCGACGGCGTGATCAAAGTGGACTCGGTAGCACGGGTGGCCGCCGAGCTATTGCAGCACCCCAAATACGACATGCAGGAGTTGGCCGTCAGCCTCCAAGACCTCGCCCGGCGCCGCCACCTCAATATGGACGTCTTAAAGCGACTGGCCGAAGATTGGCGCCAGGCGACGCGCGACTTCCCCGATGACCCCGACGCGGACGCGAAAGCCCGAGAGCTCCGAAACACCTTCCCCAAGGAATTTATCGAGCGCTTTATTATCAAAGTGCGCGCCCTGGCGCCGCGCAATCAGAACCCGATGCCGGAGTGGACCGGGCCGGTGGACTATCTGGAAGTACTGCGCACCGACCGCGCGATGCGCCACTCGGTCCAACCCAAATAA
- a CDS encoding ATP-binding cassette domain-containing protein — MISCYHLIIQHPTGERPLLEDISVDIARGEFVEIIGPSGAGKSLLCSVFGLRRRVQGAKCIVVGRNIDRLAPSKVTQVRQKIGTHSQRPEFLEERSLLQNLLLPLVARGKTDGALQKVQTLISGTALEVLSEVPIRGLSAGQRTLASIFRALVGQPELVLLDGGLQGLGELEGDAISALRQVSRAGSTVVLAARELSPCADLRTQVIRLDAGRVVSVQRSAEPEPDVTSVSGITEVR; from the coding sequence ATGATTTCGTGTTATCACCTTATAATTCAACACCCTACGGGCGAGCGTCCGCTCTTAGAAGATATCAGCGTTGATATCGCGCGCGGGGAATTCGTGGAGATTATCGGCCCAAGCGGCGCCGGCAAGAGCCTGCTCTGCTCGGTGTTCGGGCTGCGTCGACGCGTTCAGGGTGCCAAATGCATCGTGGTCGGGCGCAATATCGACCGCCTCGCCCCCTCGAAGGTAACCCAGGTTCGCCAGAAAATTGGCACCCATAGCCAGCGCCCCGAGTTCTTAGAAGAGCGCTCCCTATTGCAAAATCTATTGCTCCCACTGGTGGCCCGCGGCAAGACCGACGGGGCGCTCCAGAAGGTGCAAACGCTCATCAGTGGCACGGCGCTCGAGGTCCTCTCCGAAGTTCCGATTCGGGGACTTTCGGCCGGCCAGCGCACGCTCGCCAGCATCTTTCGCGCGCTCGTCGGACAACCGGAGTTGGTGCTGCTCGATGGCGGTCTCCAGGGGCTGGGCGAGCTTGAGGGCGACGCGATTTCGGCGCTTCGACAGGTGTCGCGCGCCGGGTCGACCGTGGTGCTCGCTGCGCGTGAGCTATCGCCGTGTGCCGACCTGCGTACCCAGGTGATTCGCCTCGATGCGGGGCGCGTGGTTTCGGTGCAACGTAGCGCGGAGCCCGAACCCGATGTGACTTCGGTCTCGGGCATCACGGAGGTGCGCTGA
- a CDS encoding permease-like cell division protein FtsX produces MLRPANEALKERLFESATATTVLAFSMIIPCLIALFGVFFADTAKSYLSVYRPVVYLSAEAGEAQAKQLAEEVGKWSGVGEVEVRAPQQAFETLQQRVGEQEVSRLGVTPKMLPYSLVLVPTVPLVGHIDLIAQVEGLPARTHVATVDVPSAKAARTLIAARWLLTAGIVLLFVVLIIGIAQMRILLMQLADDEEKEARLLAFFGAPESGFRRATLTRGVTLGLWAGLLALILLAMMLFIWHYARPAIFGLEDATLGWAWLIIVVPILLGPAAGFLAAGLVNRKRLKRNDTDDLGLEILL; encoded by the coding sequence ATGTTACGTCCCGCGAATGAGGCGCTCAAAGAGCGGCTTTTCGAATCCGCGACCGCCACCACGGTGCTCGCGTTTTCGATGATTATTCCGTGCTTGATCGCGCTGTTCGGCGTCTTTTTTGCCGACACGGCGAAGAGCTATCTGAGCGTGTACCGGCCGGTGGTTTATCTGAGCGCCGAGGCCGGCGAGGCGCAGGCGAAGCAGCTCGCTGAGGAAGTTGGCAAATGGTCGGGGGTTGGGGAGGTCGAGGTTCGCGCGCCGCAGCAAGCGTTTGAGACGCTTCAGCAGCGCGTCGGCGAGCAGGAAGTCTCACGCCTTGGCGTCACGCCGAAGATGTTGCCCTATAGTTTGGTGCTGGTGCCGACGGTGCCGCTGGTCGGGCATATTGACCTGATCGCTCAGGTCGAAGGGTTGCCCGCGCGCACCCATGTCGCCACGGTGGACGTGCCGTCGGCGAAGGCCGCGCGCACCTTGATCGCCGCGCGTTGGTTGCTGACCGCGGGCATTGTGCTGCTTTTTGTCGTGCTCATTATCGGCATCGCTCAGATGCGAATCCTCTTGATGCAATTGGCCGACGATGAGGAAAAAGAGGCTCGGCTGCTCGCCTTTTTTGGCGCGCCCGAGTCGGGCTTTCGTCGCGCGACCCTCACCCGCGGCGTGACGCTTGGGTTATGGGCCGGATTGCTCGCCCTGATTCTATTGGCGATGATGCTCTTCATCTGGCATTACGCGCGCCCTGCGATCTTTGGGCTCGAAGATGCTACCTTGGGTTGGGCGTGGCTGATTATCGTCGTGCCTATTCTATTGGGGCCCGCGGCCGGATTCTTGGCGGCTGGGCTTGTGAATCGTAAGCGACTCAAGCGAAATGATACCGATGATCTTGGACTCGAAATCTTGCTCTAA
- a CDS encoding murein hydrolase activator EnvC family protein, with the protein MALKTRRFSRGRVALLCGILALPLTLAAPSLDAQPVGAKTSFVGRLDAIEARITRGNREIVELKKAADLASKSLSRDAAPFDTAQRARNKVRAQVLEQLVAWDKAHRSGERAGRFLPPGQAEDAQMLLAAAHSEALSRRVSDIDVLQIIDVDVRRTRQSVAQRAGMSVEIAQNTATVKAAEKTRKRLVNEANSSANQKQVEREVRASDQDLENSLGMLLKNSTERDFHRLKGTLRPPVSAEVAFGYGPQKQAKSMSYVRHTGLTWKLDEGTSVKSVAGGLVVFAGRMEGFGELIILDHGQQYHSVYAHLKTLDVKVGDTVERGASIASTGQTGSFDGPKLYFELRKNGHPINPTTWFIQP; encoded by the coding sequence ATGGCGCTCAAAACGCGAAGGTTCTCGCGCGGTCGCGTCGCGCTTCTCTGCGGGATACTGGCGCTTCCGCTGACGCTGGCCGCGCCCAGTCTGGACGCCCAGCCTGTCGGCGCGAAGACGTCTTTTGTCGGGCGACTCGACGCCATCGAAGCGCGCATCACCCGGGGCAACCGCGAGATCGTTGAGCTCAAGAAAGCCGCGGATTTGGCGAGCAAATCGCTGAGCCGGGACGCCGCGCCATTTGATACGGCCCAGCGTGCGCGCAATAAGGTTCGGGCGCAGGTGTTGGAGCAATTGGTCGCCTGGGATAAAGCGCATCGCAGCGGCGAGCGCGCCGGGCGTTTTTTGCCGCCCGGGCAAGCCGAGGATGCGCAAATGCTGCTGGCCGCGGCGCACTCCGAGGCGCTCAGTCGCCGGGTCTCCGATATCGACGTGCTCCAGATTATCGACGTGGACGTGCGGCGCACGCGCCAGAGCGTGGCGCAGCGGGCCGGGATGAGCGTCGAGATCGCGCAGAATACGGCGACCGTTAAAGCCGCCGAGAAGACGCGTAAAAGGCTGGTCAATGAGGCGAACTCCAGCGCCAATCAGAAGCAGGTCGAGCGCGAGGTTCGCGCCAGCGACCAGGACCTCGAGAATTCGCTGGGGATGCTGCTTAAGAATTCGACCGAGCGCGACTTCCACCGGCTCAAGGGCACGCTTCGCCCGCCGGTGTCGGCCGAGGTTGCCTTTGGCTACGGTCCGCAAAAGCAAGCGAAGTCCATGAGTTATGTGCGCCACACCGGGCTGACCTGGAAGCTCGACGAGGGCACCTCGGTGAAGTCGGTCGCCGGCGGACTCGTCGTCTTCGCCGGGCGCATGGAGGGCTTCGGTGAGCTCATTATCCTGGACCACGGCCAGCAATATCATAGCGTCTACGCCCACCTGAAAACGCTGGACGTTAAGGTCGGCGACACGGTAGAACGCGGCGCCTCGATCGCAAGCACCGGGCAAACCGGCAGCTTCGACGGGCCGAAATTATATTTTGAATTGCGCAAAAATGGCCACCCCATCAATCCGACGACATGGTTTATTCAGCCCTAA
- a CDS encoding glycosyltransferase family 2 protein: protein MVYSALNRDFANGEVVDAKKRIAVVIPAYCETRLLPATLASIPAFVDQIIVVDDGSPDKTFEVAGAAAQSDARVNVIRMGYNYGVGRAITRGYEYALESGADVIAVMAADNQMDPDDLARVIAPVLAGQADYAKGNRLAHPDSYQMPQMRRFGTRLLGKLTGVIGGYAELDDAQCGYTAISARALEHLPLHKLYPRYGYPNDLILRLSEVGARIEQPVVRPVYATEQSGLHIPRVILPIAGILARGALRRASNRLRGRPKMLAA, encoded by the coding sequence ATGGTTTATTCAGCCCTAAATCGCGACTTCGCCAACGGCGAAGTTGTGGACGCAAAGAAGCGCATCGCAGTGGTGATTCCCGCCTATTGTGAGACCCGTTTATTGCCCGCGACCCTCGCCTCGATCCCGGCTTTTGTCGACCAGATTATCGTGGTCGATGACGGCTCGCCCGACAAAACCTTTGAGGTGGCGGGCGCGGCCGCGCAGAGCGACGCGCGCGTGAACGTCATCCGCATGGGCTATAATTACGGGGTCGGGCGCGCGATTACGCGCGGCTATGAATACGCGCTGGAGTCAGGCGCCGACGTCATCGCCGTGATGGCCGCCGATAACCAGATGGACCCCGACGACCTCGCCCGGGTCATCGCCCCGGTCCTTGCCGGCCAGGCCGACTACGCCAAGGGCAACCGGCTGGCCCACCCGGATAGCTATCAGATGCCGCAGATGCGCCGCTTCGGCACGCGCTTGCTCGGTAAATTGACCGGCGTCATCGGCGGCTATGCCGAGCTTGATGACGCTCAATGCGGCTATACGGCCATCAGCGCGCGGGCGCTAGAGCATCTGCCGCTGCACAAACTCTACCCGCGCTACGGCTACCCGAATGACCTGATCTTGCGTCTTTCGGAGGTCGGCGCGCGCATCGAGCAGCCGGTGGTTCGACCGGTATACGCGACCGAGCAATCGGGCCTGCATATCCCCAGGGTGATCCTGCCCATCGCGGGCATCCTCGCGCGCGGGGCGCTTCGACGGGCGTCGAATCGCCTGCGCGGTCGGCCGAAGATGCTCGCTGCATGA
- a CDS encoding glycosyltransferase — MKILVITSSLPRFRGDIAGRFVFEWAQHLRYLGHDLRVFSWADSSVSPDAAPESADFEVLRVPYAPPGYDTLFYGAGTPENIRQNPWRALLAAPAVAAMSVRVLVEIARERPDIIVGHWLLPAGFLARFLGNLTGIPSLIVGHSGGVHLLEQLSTGLLEKIGIGQALARFCASGAMTVPTKALADKFAGVLGSAGDSTMILPMGFEPARRSLPGQVTPREDARDHWLCMGRLVEIKGVDLAIEAFCRADFARPTTLHIAGDGPERARLEALARGLRGEGENTRVEFHGVVSGAAKAALLQRCGFALFCSKTLDNGRHEGLPISFLEAASHGAIALCAEIPGLSDYVVTPDAQTVYTRDISAWTRAIERLAGSSEQVHRQLSEAQRARVDALAWPVLIAKWDALLRTVAVQR, encoded by the coding sequence ATGAAGATCCTTGTCATCACGAGCAGCTTGCCGCGATTTCGCGGCGATATCGCGGGGCGCTTCGTCTTTGAGTGGGCGCAGCATCTTCGATATCTGGGCCACGACCTACGCGTCTTCAGCTGGGCGGATTCCTCGGTGTCGCCCGATGCAGCGCCGGAGTCGGCCGACTTCGAGGTGCTGCGCGTTCCCTACGCGCCGCCCGGATATGACACGCTTTTTTATGGTGCGGGAACCCCCGAAAATATTCGCCAGAATCCCTGGCGCGCGCTGCTCGCTGCCCCGGCCGTCGCGGCGATGAGCGTGCGCGTGCTCGTCGAAATCGCGCGTGAGCGCCCCGATATTATCGTGGGGCATTGGCTGCTTCCGGCGGGATTTCTCGCCCGATTCTTGGGGAATCTCACCGGCATCCCGAGCCTAATCGTCGGGCATTCAGGCGGGGTGCATCTGCTCGAGCAGCTATCGACGGGTCTCCTCGAAAAGATCGGGATCGGCCAGGCGCTGGCGCGCTTTTGTGCGAGTGGAGCGATGACGGTTCCGACCAAAGCGCTGGCCGATAAATTTGCGGGAGTGCTCGGTTCTGCGGGCGATTCGACGATGATTTTGCCCATGGGGTTTGAGCCGGCGAGGCGCTCGTTGCCCGGGCAGGTGACGCCTCGAGAAGACGCGCGCGATCATTGGTTATGCATGGGGCGCCTCGTCGAGATAAAGGGCGTCGACCTGGCGATTGAGGCGTTTTGCCGCGCGGATTTTGCGCGCCCGACGACGCTTCATATCGCCGGCGATGGGCCGGAGCGGGCGCGGCTTGAGGCGCTGGCCCGTGGATTGCGCGGCGAGGGCGAAAACACGCGCGTTGAGTTTCACGGGGTGGTGAGCGGGGCGGCGAAGGCGGCGCTTTTGCAGCGCTGCGGCTTCGCGCTCTTTTGCTCGAAGACCCTCGACAACGGGCGTCACGAGGGGCTCCCGATTAGCTTTTTGGAGGCGGCCAGCCACGGCGCGATCGCGCTATGCGCCGAGATTCCGGGCCTGTCGGATTATGTGGTGACGCCTGATGCCCAGACGGTTTATACCCGCGACATATCTGCCTGGACCCGCGCCATCGAGCGACTCGCCGGCTCCTCCGAGCAGGTGCACCGACAGCTAAGCGAAGCCCAGCGCGCGCGGGTCGACGCGCTCGCCTGGCCCGTGCTCATTGCTAAATGGGACGCGTTGCTCCGCACGGTCGCAGTCCAAAGGTAA